A genomic region of Aspergillus oryzae RIB40 DNA, chromosome 1 contains the following coding sequences:
- a CDS encoding ribonuclease P protein subunit p40 (predicted protein) produces MISEGRPGSDNVFTLRDGILKLELGKEIFERTGLTGKPVRSGGRKHAKERYLVEINLRLPSMLHGKKGFERLVWAFKNVLNHTVAWLFYDLASESSGVSSDDPSLKGNHPHIVDCEPVRTDYRDILVPPFKELDITGTAPEQELKENCDEISEWLGMVALGSPRVLASDDVDPYLCRYSVPHVDEAKPSDIVSLRWHGFLPLKWIMELFLTLLQETAPKGPEASAWFAFSASALGREAVEGKDGYTVLTLPSVNETCDNVQKSSDPRSKIGRSCVCWDDMSWHSHQLVTSTNASLPSNARVCEPYVRLVLHCSLRLVAL; encoded by the exons ATGATATCAGAGGGACGTCCTGGTTCAGATAACGTATTTACCCTGAGAGATG GAATCTTGAAACTAGAGCTTGGCAAGGAGATATTTGAACGGACAGGTCTAACAGGAAAGCCCGTCCGTAGTGGGGGCAGAAAAcatgcaaaggaaagatatc TCGTGGAAATCAACCTGCGGCTGCCATCAATGCTTCACGGTAAGAAAGGCTTTGAGAGACTAGTATGGGCATTCAAGAATGTTCTCAATCACACTGTGGCCTGGCTCTTCTATGACCTGGCATCGGAGTCGAGTGGTGTTTCCTCTG ACGATCCTTCCCTGAAAGGAAACCACCCTCACATTGTAGACTGCGAACCAGTGCGCACTGATTACCGCGATATCCTCGTCCCACCCTTTAAGGAATTGGACATTACAGGAACGGCGCCAGAGCAGGAATTGAAGGAAAACTGTGACGAAATCTCTGAATGGCTTGGGATGGTGGCCCTCGGATCTCCCCGAGTATTAGCGAGTGACGATGTAGACCCATACTTATGTCGCTATAGCGTACCGCACGTCGACGAAGCAAAACCGTCAGATATAGTCAGTTTGAGATGGCATGGTTTCCTCCCTCTCAAATGGATTATGGAGCTATTCCTTACTCTACT GCAAGAGACTGCCCCGAAAGGTCCAGAGGCCTCGGCCTGGTTTGCTTTCTCCGCGAGTGCTCTGGGGAGGGAAGCtgtggaaggaaaagacggtTATACGGTTCTGACATTGCCTTCTGTAAACGAAACTTGTGATAATGTGCAGAAGAGCTCTGATCCTAGATCTAAAATAGGTCGCTCATGCGTTTGCTGGGA TGACATGTCCTGGCATAGTCATCAGTTGGTTACCTCAACCAATGCATCTTTACCTTCAAACGCTAGGGTCTGCGAGCCGTATGTACGACTTGTTCTACATTGTTCTTTACGGTTAGTTGCATTGTAG
- a CDS encoding bifunctional ATP-dependent DNA helicase/ssDNA endodeoxyribonuclease DNA2 (DNA replication helicase) encodes MNPINKDTNSYPISSNSRSKLNAFRYIRDDKSIEKSPSKRSPSKSPSKSSIKPAHANKENQSSWLNGVTHSDQADSTKREASVDKSDAKATKECPQTPGNRIPLADLISNTEDAISQAPAPEFTPEDYVIWQHVPVSSNPDTMSQTPATQARKRRHISSPTSSPLAGNSKGADQESLDMHTPLQGLQRTPQNDLATELWNNYVGKLTANGNGTLPPPQFTHLLSSSPQTPAPARTGRDSSGLRRSNSCNAEWPSSKAKRRRVDGGGIGTGRGIFSRTRSNVVDSGGINSSKINFLVERIEKSLRDAPKSPKSHIVAADSSPVPRCKGMQRSRSASPMQDRPGHHSSSKANRVNKASEVYPEPQDKEQASSSEFGDDDFDQGFFELAEASMDPFVDHGSLPGAMDTGGDTTFLSTNANEPHNAKQNPHAHPTTLNSEAGPNEKMDYSLNTADFDDDDEFDDFSDNIDEILAECDAAPNKKLVRPIPKNNTASNLSGLESGTESSSTVMVKPVQGVNVPQGESSSDEFNDDEFDMEAIEQSMRQSGADGANYVCHSYRQAIKRYLIVDIAESTYTTEKGRLQPEKVLSVQDERTSQKKAVVLRESWFDSPCYKDSYIHLIGDFDTAGHCIVNNSYNMIILHPDHLVSATIVADSIGCQRRAVLQDRIKNTGDIGKPQVFGNIFHEVFQEAMKANQWDISSLRSLVEMVIVKHIEELYLIHMSIPEVIDYVMGKIPALISWADTFLKEKPSAQSLVEDRNSSKLRLSINKLLEVEEHIWSPMYGLKGNIDATVQVACHDGEGNKNLVVPLELKTGNRDTNHAHRAQTALYTLLLSDRYDVEVTFGLLYYLETSKIFRIRGIRHELLQMIQARNRVAGYMCRRTQLPPMVKRQALCNKCFSKTPCFIYHKLVDDGDGESSGLGDEFVKAMDHLTPRDSDFFRKWDDLLTKEEQSMMRFKRELWTLLSSEREALGRCFSNIVIEPGSAFEDKDGVKINRYRYTFVKRQPTLSFSFSESQLTVGEPIVISDEKGHFALANGYVVQVSPQRISVAVDRRLHNARTKSKGFDAKMNQTFRGIMEIPGADAASSNPSDEPEEEVVYRLDKDEFSNGMAIVRANLVAMMERDLFQAKNLRRLIVEGSAPTFQPTLTAYKMSDTDRASLNVDQKRAIDKVMSAKDYALVLGMPGTGKTTTIAHIIRALVSQGKSVLLTSYTHTAVDNILLKIRDDNIRILRIGAAAKVHPEVQQFADLAAVPKNTIEELQGAYEDSQVVATTCLGIGHSIFSQRIFDYCIVDEASQITLPVCLGPIRMARTFILVGDHYQLPPLVQNKEAQEGGLDVSLFKLLSDSHPASVVNLEHQYRMCKDIMLLSNTLIYSGQLKCGTQEVAARSLEVPNIGGLRHLHLDHFQPPGQRQLCLGTSQGRCWLRDLVDPSAKTRLVNTDTLATPALDVAQGSRIVNPTEATLCAQLVEAFISCGIPARSIGVITFYRSQLSLLKQNLRRHLPDLEMHTADKFQGRDKEVVVLSCVRSNSDNHVGDLLRDWRRVNVAFTRARTKLLVVGSKSTLRGGNELLGKYVKLVEEQGWVYNLPKGAVEDHVFDSDNIHTQPQPQEGSTPSPKKSPTSQKKVRNPLSPAQARNAPKGLRKPAKKGVKLLSGNKVLGNRPVLQDVVNDLIG; translated from the exons ATGAACCCCATAAATAAGGACACCAATTCATATCCTATTTCCTCGAATTCCCGCTCGAAGCTGAATGCTTTTCGGTACATCAGAGATGATAAAAGTATTGAAAAATCACCGTCTAAGAGATCCCCGTCCAAATCGCCGTCCAAATCGTCCATAAAGCCAGCACATGCGAACAAGGAGAATCAATCATCGTGGCTGAATGGTGTCACTCATTCAGATCAAGCCGATTCGACCAAAAGAGAAGCTTCGGTTGATAAATCAGATGCGAAGGCAACCAAGGAATGCCCTCAAACTCCTGGAAATAGGATTCCATTGGCAGATTTGATTAGCAATACTGAAGATGCCATCAGCCAAGCCCCAGCGCCAGAGTTTACACCTGAAGACTATGTCATTTGGCAGCATGTCCCCGTGAGTTCAAACCCGGACACGATGTCTCAAACGCCTGCAACACAAGCCAGAAAACGCCGGCATATCTCTTCACCAACCAGTTCGCCCTTGGCTGGAAATTCGAAAGGTGCAGATCAAGAATCTCTTGACATGCATACGCCATTGCAAGGGCTTCAAAGGACTCCACAGAACGACCTCGCTACCGAACTATGGAACAACTATGTGGGTAAACTCACTGCCAACGGCAATGGAACTCTACCACCACCTCAGTTCACacaccttctttcctcctcaccacAGACTCCCGCACCGGCCAGGACAGGTCGCGATTCATCTGGCTTAAGACGATCAAATAGTTGCAATGCCGAATGGCCCAGTTCTAAAGCTAAACGAAGGAGGGTCGATGGCGGAGGCATTGGCACAGGCCGCGGCATCTTTTCTCGGACAAGAAGCAATGTCGTTGACTCGGGAGGTATCAATTCGTCTAAGATCAATTTTCTCGTGGAAAGGATCGAAAAGAGTCTCCGAGATGCGCCCAAGTCACCGAAATCCCACATCGTTGCAGCCGATTCATCGCCTGTGCCTAGATGCAAAGGCATGCAACGAAGTCGGTCAGCGTCTCCCATGCAAGATAGACCTGGCCACCATTCTTCATCTAAAGCAAATCGGGTTAACAAGGCCAGTGAAGTCTATCCTGAACCCCAAGACAAAGAGCAGGCCTCTTCGTCTGAGTTCGGGGACGACGACTTTGATCAAGGGTTTTTTGAACTTGCAGAAGCCTCTATGGATCCATTTGTTGACCATGGTAGCTTACCAGGCGCAATGGATACTGGGGGAGATACGACGTTCCTTTCGACGAACGCCAACGAGCCACATAATGCAAAGCAAAACCCCCATGCCCATCCAACGACTCTGAATTCAGAAGCGGGACCTAACGAGAAAATGGACTATTCCCTCAATACGGCTGactttgatgatgatgatgaatttgatGACTTTTCGGATAATATAGATGAAATCCTTGCCGAGTGCGACGCGGCTCCAAATAAGAAGCTAGTGAGGCCCATCCCAAAGAATAATACGGCCTCCAACCTATCTGGACTGGAAAGTGGCACAGAGAGCTCGTCTacggtgatggtgaagcCAGTCCAAGGGGTGAACGTGCCACAGGGGGAATCCTCTAGTGACGAGTTTAACGATGATGAATTTGACATGGAGGCTATCGAGCAGTCTATGAGACAGTCAGGTGCCGATGGAGCAAACTATGTTTGTCACTCTTA TCGGCAAGCCATCAAGCGCTACttgattgttgatattgctgAGTCTACCTATACTACCGAAAAGGGGCGCCTCCAGCCAGAAAAG GTGTTGTCTGTACAAGATGAAAGAACCTCTcagaagaaggccgttgTCCTGCGGGAATCATGGTTTGATAGTCCATGTTACAAAGATTCATACATTCACTTGATCGGTGATTTTGATACAGCAGGCCATTGCATCGTCAATAATTCTTACAACATGATCATTCTTCACCCGGACCATTTAGTTTCGGCGACAATTGTCGCGGATTCGATTGGTTGCCAGCGGCGAGCTGTGCTTCAAGACCGTATTAAAAACACCGGTGACATTGGAAAGCCCCAAGTTTTTGGGAATATCTTCCATGAAGTCTTCCAAGAGGCAATGAAGGCCAATCAATGGGACATATCTTCACTAAGGTCCTTGGTCGAAATGGTCATTGTGAAGCATATTGAGGAACTGTACTTGATCCACATGAGCATTCCTGAAGTTATCGATTATGTGATGGGCAAAATCCCAGCCTTGATCTCATGGGCAGACACTTTCCTTAAGGAAAAGCCGAGC GCGCAATCCCTTGTTGAAGACCGAAATAGCTCCAAGCTCCGCCTGAGTATCAACAAGCTACTTGAGGTTGAAGAACACATCTGGTCTCCAATGTATGGATTAAAAGGCAATATCGATGCTACTGTGCAAGTTGCCTGCCATGATGGCGAGGGCAACAAGAATTTGGTTGTGCCCCTTGAGCTTAAGACGGGTAACAGAGACACAAATCATGCTCATAGGGCCCAGACGGCTCTCTAtacccttctcctttctgaTCGCTACG ATGTGGAAGTTACATTCGGCCTTCTCTATTACCTCGAGACGTCGAAAATTTTCCGAATTCGTGGCATTCGTCATGAGCTCCTCCAGATGATACAAGCGCGAAATCGAGTAGCTGGCTATATGTGCCGAAGAACCCAACTACCACCCATGGTTAAAAGGCAGGCTTTGTGCAATAAATGCTTCTCCAAGACGCCTTGCTTTATCTATCACAAGCTGGTTGATGATGGCGACGGCGAATCAAGCGGGCTCGGTGATGAGTTCGTGAAGGCTATGGACCACCTGACACCCAGAGATAGTGACTTTTTCCGAAAATGGGATGATCTGCTCACGAAGGAGGAGCAAAGTATGATGAGATTCAAGCGGGAGCTTTGGACATTGTTAAGCAGCGAGCGGGAGGCTCTCGGCCGGTGCTTCAGCAACATTGTAATCGAGCCAGGGTCAGCctttgaagacaaagacgGGGTAAAGATAAATCGCTATCGCTATACCTTTGTCAAAAGACAGCCAACactatctttttctttttctgagtCACAGCTCACAGTTGGAGAGCCGATCGTGATATCTGATGAAAAGGGTCACTTTGCGCTTGCTAATGGCTATGTCGTGCAAGTCAGTCCGCAACGCATCTCTGTGGCAGTGGATCGCCGACTGCACAATGCCAGAACCAAGTCCAAAGGCTTCGATGCCAAAATGAATCAGACATTCAGGGGCATAATGGAAATTCCTGGTGCCGATGCTGCTTCCTCAAATCCATCAgatgaaccagaagaagaggtcgtTTACCGACTGGATAAAGACGAGTTCAGTAATGGCATGGCCATTGTTCGAGCAAATCTAGTTGCTATGATGGAAAGAGACTTGTTTCAGGCCAAGAATCTTAGGAGACTGATCGTTGAAGGATCCGCGCCCACATTTCAACCCACATTGACAGCGTACAAGATGTCTGACACCGACAGAGCAAGCCTAAATGTTGATCAGAAACGAGCTATTGATAAAGTAATGAGCGCTAAGGACTatgctttggttttgggaatGCCGGGGACAGGCAAGACGACAACCATTGCCCACATAATTCGTGCATTAGTATCGCAAGGGAAAAGTGTGCTCCTGACATCATACACTCATACAGCAGTTGACAACATACTTTTGAAGATTCGAGATGACAACATTCGTATCTTACGCATTGGAGCTGCAGCGAAAGTGCATCCTGAGGTTCAGCAATTTGCCGACCTTGCGGCAGTTCCCAAAAACACAATCGAAGAACTTCAGGGGGCATATGAGGACTCGCAGGTTGTTGCAACAACCTGTCTTGGAATCGGCCACAGCATTTTTAGTCAGCGCATATTCGATTATTGCATTGTCGACGAAGCCTCTCAGATCACCTTGCCTGTATGTTTAGGTCCGATCCGAATGGCAAGGACATTCATCCTGGTCGGCGATCATTACCAACTGCCACCTCTTGTGCAAAATAAGGAGGCTCAAGAAGGGGGACTTGATGTTAGTCTCTTCAAGCTTCTCTCAGATTCTCATCCGGCATCAGTCGTCAATCTTGAACATCAGTATCGAATGTGCAAAGACATTATGCTCCTCTCAAATACCCTCATATACTCAGGGCAGCTCAAATGTGGTACCCAGGAGGTTGCTGCGCGATCTTTGGAGGTTCCCAATATTGGCGGTCTCAGACATCTTCATTTGGACCATTTCCAGCCCCCAGGGCAAAGGCAGCTCTGTTTAGGTACAAGTCAGGGTCGCTGCTGGCTTCGCGATTTGGTCGACCCATCCGCCAAAACCCGCCTTGTTAACACAGACACCCTAGCCACACCAGCCTTAGACGTCGCACAGGGGTCGCGTATCGTTAACCCTACCGAGGCAACACTTTGCGCCCAACTCGTAGAAGCCTTCATCTCTTGCGGTATACCAGCACGAAGCATTGGTGTCATAACGTTCTACCGCAGCCAACTTTCGCTTCTGAAACAGAATTTGCGCCGTCACCTGCCGGATCTCGAAATGCACACCGCAGACAAATTTCAAGGACGTGACAAAGAAGTTGTGGTACTGAGCTGTGTGCGCAGCAATTCAGACAACCATGTCGGCGATCTTCTCCGTGACTGGAGACGGGTTAACGTTGCTTTTACCCGGGCACGAACCAAGCTCCTTGTTGTTGGGAGCAAGAGCACTCTTCGTGGCGGTAATGAGCTACTAGGCAAATATGTGAAGCTTGTCGAAGAGCAAGGCTGGGTATATAATTTACCAAAGGGCGCTGTGGAAGATCACGTCTTCGACTCTGACAACATCCATACACAACCCCAGCCACAAGAAGGATCAACACCCAGTCCGAAGAAGAGTCCAACCTCTCAAAAGAAGGTCCGCAACCCTCTAAGTCCAGCACAAGCCCGAAATGCTCCGAAGGGTCTCAGGAAGCCCGCAAAAAAGGGAGTTAAGCTGCTGAGTGGTAACAAGGTTCTTGGGAATAGACCAGTGCTTCAAGATGTGGTGAACGACCTTATTGGATGA
- a CDS encoding uncharacterized protein (predicted protein) produces the protein MSARTLSHSLRSRCLLRRPQNIQGFSTRTNLRAADHGDHYDPPTGWLFGVKPGQKYVKEGWENIWYYGFIGSLLVAGVAYVFKPDTSIQTWALEEARRRLEAEGILEDPEKAQRK, from the exons ATGTCTGCTCGTACTTTGTCGCATAGCCTTCGCAGCCGCTGCCTTTTGCGCAGACCTCAGAACATTCAGGGTTTCTCGACTCGTACCAACCTCCGTGCCGCTGATCATGGAGATCACTACGATCCTCCGACTGGGTGGCTTTTTGGTGTCAAGCCAGGCCAGAAGTACGTGAAGGAAGGCTGGGAGAACATCTGGTACTACGGATTCATTGGCAGCTTGCTTGTTGCCGGTGTCGCATACGTTTTCAAGCCAGACACCTC GATACAAACATGGGCTTTGGAAGAGGCACGGCGGAGACTGGAAGCCGAGGGTATTCTGGAGGACCCCGAGAAAGCTCAGAGGAAGTAA
- a CDS encoding carbon-nitrogen hydrolase family protein (carbon-nitrogen hydrolase): protein MTANLAQCQILVRKAVAAGARALFLPEATDYIGSSPAETISLARSVHDSEFVLGLQKEAVQSNLHINVGIHEPSPDGRVKNTLIWINEKGIITQRYQKVHLFDVELKGGPVLKESASVEKGMEILPPFETPVGHVGLAICFDLRFPEISLALKRQNAQLITYPSAFTVPTGKAHWETLLRARAIETQSYVIAAAQAGPHNEKRRSYGHSMIVNPWGEIVAQLGDEYTEPQIAFADIDLDLLAKVRREIPLLRRTDIYPEV, encoded by the exons ATGACTGCCAATCTGGCCCAGTGCCAGATACTGGTGCGCAAAGCcgttgctgctggagctaGA GCATTGTTTCTCCCTGAAGCGACAGACTATATAGGGTCCTCGCCAGCAGAAACAATCTCACTTGCGCGCTCCGTGCATGATAGTGAATTCGTACTGGGCCTGCAGAAGGAGGCCGTGCAGTCTAATTTACACATAAATGTCGGCATTCATGAACCATCTCCGGATGGAAGAGTAAAGAATACCCTTATCTGGATCAATGAAAAGGGCATCATTACACAGCGCTATCAGAAAGTTCATCTATTTGATGTAGAACTCAAAGGCGGTCCGGTACTGAAGGAGAGCGC GAGTGTCGAGAAAGGCATGGAAATTTTACCTCCATTCGAGACCCCTGTTGGACATGTCGGCTTAGCTATATGCTTCGAT CTCCGGTTCCCCGAAATTAGTCTGGCTTTGAAGCGGCAAAATGCCCAGCTTATCACTTATCCTTCAGCATTCACGGTTCCCACGGGAAAGGCCCATTGGGAAACACTCCTACGGGCCAGGGCTATCGAGACTCAGTCATATGTGATAGCAGCGGCGCAAGCAGGGCCTCAcaatgaaaaaagaagaagctaTGGCCATTCGATGATTGTGAACCCCTGGGGAGAGATTGTAGCTCAGCTTGGCGACGAATATACAGAACCGCAGATCGCCTTCGCGGATATTGATTTGGACCTTCTAGCGAAGGTTAGGAGAGAGATACCACTTCTTAGAAGgacagatatatatccagagGTATAA
- a CDS encoding exosome catalytic subunit DIS3 (exosomal 3'-5' exoribonuclease complex, subunit Rrp44/Dis3), translating to MKSLRRDFSSDPHTANVTSKVFVRSTKSGKVQKIVRELYLRQDIPCSSKLCSTCPSVAPADANGNIAPFVLSEHPAGTTAFPRGHYLVPDTNALLNGMDLFEHTGAFYDVIILQTVLEELKNQSLPLYNRLLALIKTDEKRFYLFFNEFRMETHVRRGRNESINDRNDRAVRSVAKWYTEHLRAAAKKGKKEKTVPTIVVITDDKDSLRKAKEENVTALSLTDYVSGLEDSDRLLDMINESREQRETKGARGELFYPEYYTMSKIMTGLRAGTLHQGVFNVSPYNYLEGSVNVAAFDKPLLILGRDNSNRAISGDVVVIEVLPKDQWKSPSTKIVDEEAVTKNDNPDAEDNEAVVTERERKALQEEVRQAHGKSTEGRPQPTAKVVGVIKRNWRQYVGHVDSGSTGSQASSGRRQQNVFVLPMDKRVPKIRVRTRQASELLGQRILVTIDAWDRDSRYPTGHFIRSLGELETKGAETEALLLEYDVQYKPFPQAVLDCLPAEGHDWRVPASKEDIGWKGRRDLRDLLICSIDPPGCQDIDDALHARPLPNGNFEVGVHIADVSHFVKPNNAMDLEASLRGTTVYLVDKRIDMLPHLLGTDLCSLKPYVERYAFSVLWEMTPNAEVVSTDFTKSVIRSREAFSYEQAQMRIDDPSKKDELTESMRTLLRFSKILRQKRMDAGALNLASPEVRIEADNDEVGDPLTDVKTKAMLATNSLVEEFMLHANITVAAKIYSTFSQTAMLRRHATPPPQNFEELINQLSKKRDMRLDVSSSRALADSLDQCVDSKNPFFNTLVRILATRCMTSAEYFCAGAHAESEFRHYGLASPIYTHFTSPIRRYADLLVHRQLASAIGYEGEDGRAVIEGVMTRNRLEDICRNINHRHRNAQHAGRASIEYYVGQALKARGEKLSAKGVDGGIEEEGYVMRVFENGVVVFVPRFGIEGVVRLEDFVLKGDSALRSVEERRELVVRRESEFDNEEYTLQVSDKGHSDQGMSVELFQRVKVNVSSVKEESGRGAGKRRVRVLILGTQN from the exons ATGAAAAGCTTACGGAgggatttctcttctgaccCGCATACCGCAAATGTCACCAGCAAAGTCTTCGTCAGGTCGACAAAAAGTGGAAAGGTGCAAAAGATCGTTCGTGAGCTTTATCTGAGACAGGATATTCCTTGCTCATCGAAGCTGTGCTCAACATGTCCCTCGGTCGCTCCAGCAGATGCAAATGGAAACA TTGCGCCTTTCGTTCTTTCGGAGCACCCCGCCGGCACAACCGCTTTTCCTCGTGGTCATTACCTCGTCCCTGATACGAACGCGCTGTTGAATGGTATGGATTTGTTTGAACATACCGGTGCATTCTATGATGTGATCATCCTTCAAACAGTTCTCGAAGAACTTAAGAACCAGTCTCTACCCCTCTACAACCGCTTGCTTGCCTTGATCAAAACCGACGAGAAACGCTTTTACCTATTCTTCAACGAGTTTAGAATGGAAACACATGTACGGCGAGGACGAAATGAATCGATTAATGACAGAAATGACCGTGCAGTCCGTTCTGTAGCAAAATGGTACACCGAACATCTACGAGCCGCAgcgaaaaagggaaagaaagagaagacagTACCTACTATTGTTGTTATCACGGACGACAAAGACAGTTTGCGCAAGGCAAAGGAGGAGAACGTGACAGCCCTGTCATTAACCGATTACGTCTCGGGTTTGGAGGATTCCGATAGATTACTCGACATGATCAACGAGTCAAGAGAACAGAGAGAGACTAAGGGTGCACGTGGAGAGCTGTTTTACCCGGAATACTATACTATGTCCAAGATCATGACTGGATTGAGGGCCGGTACCTTACATCAAGGTGTTTTCAATGTGTCCCCATACAATTATCTTGAGGGTTCCGTCAATGTCGCAGCATTCGACAAGCCTCTTCTTATCCTGGGTCGCGACAACAGTAACAGAGCTATTTCCGGGGACGTTGTTGTGATTGAAGTGCTTCCTAAGGATCAGTGGAAATCTCCATCAACTAAGATTGTTGATGAGGAAGCAGTAACCAAGAATGACAACCCTGACGCTGAGGACAATGAGGCCGTGGTCactgaaagggaaagaaaagctttGCAGGAAGAGGTCAGACAAGCGCATGGAAAGAGCACAGAAGGAAGGCCTCAGCCAACTGCCAAGGTTGTGGGCGTGATTAAACGAAACTGGCGGCAGTACGTCGGGCACGTTGACTCGGGCTCGACAGGCTCCCAAGCTAGCTCTGGTCGGCGTCAGCAAAATGTTTTCGTTTTGCCCATGGACAAGCGTGTACCTAAGATCAGGGTCCGCACCAGGCAAGCCTCCGAACTGCTGGGTCAACGAATTCTTGTCACAATCGATGCATGGGATCGTGATTCTCGGTATCCTACTGGGCACTTTATCCGTTCATTAGGAGAGCTCGAAACAAAGGGAGCCGAGACCGAAGCCCTGCTACTCGAATATGATGTACAATATAAGCCGTTCCCTCAAGCCGTTCTCGACTGTCTGCCCGCAGAAGGACATGACTGGAGAGTTCCCGCTAGTAAGGAAGACATCGGCTGGAAAGGCCGCAGAGACCTCAGAGATCTCCTTATATGTAGTATTGACCCACCAGGCTGCCAGGACATTGACGATGCTCTTCATGCGCGACCATTGCCCAATGGCAACTTTGAAGTTGGAGTCCATATCGCAGATGTATCACATTTCGTTAAACCGAATAATGCGATGGACCTCGAGGCTAGTCTGCGTGGCACAACAGTCTATCTAGTCGACAAGCGTATCGATATGCTTCCACATTTGCTTGGTACCGATCTTTGTTCGCTCAAGCCTTACGTGGAACGTTATGCTTTCTCGGTTCTGTGGGAGATGACTCCAAATGCTGAGGTTGTCTCTACAGACTTCACCAAATCCGTCATTCGTTCTCGTGAAGCTTTTAGTTACGAGCAGGCCCAGATGCGCATTGACGATCCATCGAAAAAAGATGAATTAACGGAGAGCATGCGCACTTTGCTTCGGTTCTCCAAGATTCTCCGTCAGAAGCGTATGGACGCAGGTGCACTGAACCTGGCCTCGCCTGAAGTTCGTATCGAGGCCGATAACGACGAGGTTGGAGATCCACTTACGGATGTCAAGACAAAAGCTATGCTCGCAACCAACAGTCTTGTTGAAGAATTTATGCTTCACGCCAATATCACTGTTGCAGCTAAAATCTACAGTACATTTTCCCAAACTGCTATGCTACGACGACACGCCACCCCTCCACCACAGAACTTTGAAGAGCTCATTAATCAACTTTCCAAGAAGCGGGATATGAGACTTGATGTTTCTAGCTCACGCGCCCTGGCGGACTCGCTCGACCAATGTGTTGATTCTAAGAACCCCTTCTTTAACACCCTGGTCCGCATTCTCGCTACCCGATGCATGACATCTGCAGAGTATTTCTGCGCAGGTGCTCATGCCGAGTCGGAATTCCGTCACTATGGTTTAGCCTCTCCCATCTACACGCACTTTACCTCACCAATCCGACGATATGCCGACTTGTTGGTTCATCGGCAACTTGCATCTGCTATTGGATATGAAGGTGAAGACGGCCGGGCAGTCATTGAAGGTGTCATGACCCGCAACCGTCTCGAAGACATCTGCCGCAATATCAACCACCGCCACCGCAATGCCCAGCATGCTGGTCGAGCCAGCATCGAATACTACGTTGGTCAGGCACTGAAAGCGCGCGGCGAGAAGCTATCTGCTAAGGGAGTGGACGGCGgtattgaagaagaaggttaCGTCATGCGGGTTTTTGAGAATGGCGTAGTGGTGTTCGTTCCGCGATTCGGTATCGAGGGTGTGGTGCGTCTGGAAGACTTTGTGCTCAAGGGCGATTCTGCCCTACGCTCTGTTGAGGAACGGCGAGAGCTAGTAGTCCGTCGGGAGAGCGAGTTTGACAACGAGGAATACACTCTTCAAGTTTCGGATAAGGGCCACTCTGATCAAGGTATGAGCGTGGAACTCTTCCAGAGAGTGAAGGTCAACGTCAGCTCcgtgaaggaagagagtggcCGGGGTGccggaaagagaagggtTAGGGTGTTGATTTTGGGAACCCAAAATTag